The Bombus vancouverensis nearcticus chromosome 17, iyBomVanc1_principal, whole genome shotgun sequence genome has a window encoding:
- the LOC117166113 gene encoding cilia- and flagella-associated protein 44 isoform X4, translating into MADGGKFKSVNGEDLGQNIELNWETKYESVEQKEENFNINQEEEKGEYSLIPRKPDDGTIPENILEFFHSYGYNCRKYFNLCVVDTNTIAFAAGNLIQFFNVKENKMWFKIGSVGTGIGHISKNPIFEHIAVGANGENPLINIFNWPLMKTIIVLKGGTTKRYFHLSYSPDGLLLASQGGEPDYYISLWNWKESNIILQCKSYVQDVYNVTFSKYIPGQLTSSGIGHIKFWKMSKTFTGLKLKGEIGKFGNTEISDIIAIHPMPNETIVSGCEWGNILLWDESLIKLEACRKNKEPAHVGYISQFELLNGEIISVGSDGWIRFWFYETIDHADLSDDEQFLEIQPIYEFQIAEGIENAMLMSIQKQEPDNPEKTMWYAQDGNGGLWLLDLCTSKKEHIQQKLFTCHAGPIVDMDTADWGPFVATLDRNGNLHIYNYIEKKLNLIYKFYDTSSQVVWLPCKIEKTGSTLVCAFENGIIRMITVTIQTTNTGNVKMDNTKLIQVLKPHSMPITVMSLNTSCSLLVTGSDDATIFLFNIHTTNNYPAIAPIGYVKLPSPATCMTWNPQEEATLLIGCLRGDCMEVKLPMIPQSYTTTSYELVKCRPASFKFESVKSAIERQIIKEKYEAEKEERLKERRKEMERLIAENPHIIIDEDTFLTELDEKEMILPEIYIPEIPNKVLIAQYGIDGNIWLFMAGFDAGYVYEYPRPLSVKLKHNKPIRSRIIEHAIDTEMHNFLFQKNKKYLYLGTQYGQLYVVKIKDKDPLDFSDCWILQTHDHYNGHISNILFGYNKEILLTCGQDGNIFSFKINDDTPYEEHEVPMLENSLFIPESVEDIEDADYPNLEEVITKIEQDRIFSVAEKKKKKVLEIIHDLTEEYVKIITRNKHLLHSQRISQFELDPRIVEDLEQQLHTHKTLTERKLQFEVEKRKLELQKLMDHFVTSITYLPFAVHGILDENRAVYSLRELHLDTDSILKCVKLLKEKDEQQKAEMELQLKLDNNLLWEKTTLIMQEQVKEDKQKSEEQEIQYLEGLLAEDFSDLSSGLGLQINRMLLKYKEKEARLIERQKEWQKLHAKKPNLVKSRLEDAVFLEKAKQSIGEYNLKMNVDFSLMKKKETAAIKYKQLIDCRDKLHHLRENFNTKLKTIALKKEKMQKEVTKLTEVLKKIHTEIPLKNIKPLPHPPKLYFDIEFPEHNLELQKYVSMSEKVQQVKRQRQSLIIDQLIDHSDLEHEVLYCDDKAIFHKGQESLYILISASQMKIKDHSSIAGDLIRNLNINDSVQTTWEREMKRSRMWRKIYEQDCILRYISAEYKQLEKELDELEEYRLDVVYQSTYINLNLLTLYEEFMILRESETMEHALEEKVIDKSNERVTMMLKMQATNINIAAREEEIKKLHIKIKDTATDFTKAIADNKFQNFLQKIFKRKYTALKKQNGSLDSITQSSETSSEETDETVDSEAEYIPFDENICPVGCDTQLYDMAFSMREKRYTYELQIREEQREIELLQKELDTDIKHLRIIESTLKHNEEELQNFVLDKQKKLNEINVTVILKLHQLQHILDSGCTASIQNCIVFNKKELANLYARVGELQDETYNLEQTRKMKYI; encoded by the exons ATGGCCGATGGTGGCAAATTTAAATCCGTAAATGGTGAAGATCTAGGACAAAACATAGAATTAAATTGGGAAACTAAGTATGAAAGCGTTgagcaaaaagaagaaaattttaacaTAAATCAAGAGGAGGAAAAAGGGGAATATTCACTTATACCTCGAAAACCCGATGATGGAACTATACctgaaaatattttagaattttt TCATTCTTATGGATATAACTGTCGAAAGTATTTCAATCTTTGTGTAGTCGATACAAATACTATTGCTTTCGCTGCTGGCAATTTAATTCAGTTTTTCaatgtaaaagaaaataaaatgtggTTTAAAATAGGTTCTGTGGGTACTGGTATTGGGCACATATCG aaaaatcctatttttgaacacattgcTGTTGGGGCAAATGGTGAAAACCctctaataaatatttttaactggCCACTTATGAAAACTATAATTGTTTTAAAAGGTGGAACAACTAAACGTTATTTTCATTTATCATACAG TCCAGATGGGTTATTATTGGCATCGCAAGGTGGTGAACCTgattattatatttcactttGGAATTGGAAAGAATCAAACATTATTTTGCAATGTAAATCTTATGTTCAAGATGTATATAATGTCACTTTCTCTAAATATATTCCTGGCCAGTTAACGTCTAGTGGAATAGGACATATTAAATTTTGGAAAATGTCTAAAACTTTTACTGGATTAAAACTTAAAGGTGAAATTGGTAAATTTGGGAATACTGAAATCTCTGATATTATAGCAATTCATCCCATGCCAAATGAGACT attgTCTCTGGTTGTGAGTGGGGTAACATACTCTTATGGGATGAAAGTTTAATCAAATTGGAAGCGTGTAGAAAAAATAAAGAGCCAGCACATGTGGGCTATATCTCACAATTTGAGTTGCTTAATGGAGAAATTATATCAGTTG GATCTGATGGATGGATACGATTTTGGTTCTATGAGACCATAGACCATGCTGATCTTTCTGATGATGAACAATTTCTTGAAATTCAACCAATTTACGAATTTCAAATTGCAGAGGGAATAGAAAATGCAATGCTTATGAGTATCCAAAAGCAGGAACCAGATAATCCAGAAAAAACCATGTGGTATGCTCAG GATGGAAATGGGGGACTGTGGCTACTTGACCTTTGTACCAGTAAAAAAGAACATATTCAACAAAAACTTTTTACATGTCATGCTGGTCCTATTGTCGATATGGATACAGCAGATTGGGGACCCTTTGTAGCAACGCTTGATAGAAATGGAAATTTGCATATTTATAACTAcatagaaaaaaaattaaatctgatttataaattttatgacACTAGTAGTCAAGTAGTTTGGCTTCCATGTAAg ATTGAAAAAACAGGTTCAACACTCGTATGTGCTTTCGAAAATGGTATTATTAGGATGATTACAGTAACAATACAAACAACAAATACCGGAAATGTAAAAATGGATAATACAAAACTAATTCAAGTTTTAAAACCACATTCGATGCCAATTACTGTAATGTCTTTAAATACATCTTGTAG CTTATTAGTAACGGGTAGCGATGATGCcactatttttctatttaatattcATACTACTAATAATTATCCTGCAATTGCACCTATTGGCTATGTGAAACTTCCATCACCTGCTACTTGCATGACATGGAATCCTCAAGAA GAAGCAACTCTATTAATTGGATGCTTACGAGGAGATTGTATGGAAGTAAAATTGCCTATGATACCTCAGTCATACACAACAACTTCTTATGAATTAGTTAAATGTAGACCTGCATCATTTAAATTTGAATCAGTGAAGTCCGCGATAGAAAGacaaattataaaagaaaaatatgaagcagagaaagaagaaagactcaaagaaaggagaaaagaaatgGAACGATTAATTGCTGAAAATCCTCACATTATAATTGATGAAGACACATTtctta cgGAGCTTGATGAAAAAGAAATGATTCTCCCAGAAATTTATATTCCAGAAATTCCAAATAAAGTTTTAATAGCACAATATGGCATTGATGGAAACATATGGTTATTTATGGCTGGGTTTGATGCAGGATATGTTTACGAATATCCACGTCCATTATCTGTAAAATTAAAACATAATAAACCCATTAGGAGTAGAATAATCGAACATGCAATAGACACAGAAATGCATAATTTCCTTTTTCA gaaaaataagaaatatttatatttgggAACACAATATGGACAGCTTTATGTTGTTAAGATAAAGGACAAAGATCCATTAGATTTTTCAGACTGTTGGATTTTACAAACACATGATCATTATAATGGACACATCTCTAATATTTTATTCGGttataataaagaaatattgTTAACATGTGGCCAAGatggaaatatattttcttttaaaatcaaTGATGATACACCATATGAGGAACATGAAGTACCAATGTTAGAGAATTCTCTTTTTATA cCTGAAAGTGTCGAAGATATTGAAGATGCTGATTATCCAAATTTGGAAGAAGTAATTACTAAAATAGAACAAGATAGAATTTTTTCagttgcagagaagaaaaagaaaaaagtacttGAAATCATACATGATTTAACAGAAGAATAtgttaaaattattacaag GAATAAACATCTCCTGCATTCACAACGAATATCACAGTTTGAGCTGGATCCTAGAATAGTTGAAGACTTAGAACAGCAACTGCATACACATAAAACCTTAACAGAACGAAAGCTACAATTTGAAGTAGAAAAGAGGAAATTAGAATTACAAAAGCTTATGGACCATTTTGTTACATCTATCACTTACTTACCTTTTGCAGTGCATGGCATATT agATGAAAATAGAGCAGTATATTCTTTGAGAGAATTACACCTAGATACTGACAGCATTTTAAAATGTGTGAAATTGCTGAAGGAGAAAGATGAGCAACAGAAAGCAG aaaTGGAATTGCAGCTAAAGTTGGACAATAATTTATTATGGGAAAAAACAACTTT aataatGCAAGAACAGGTTAAGGAAGACAAACAGAAATCAGAAGAACAAGAAATACAATATTTGGAAGGACTTTTAGCTGAAGATTTTAGCGATTTATCATCTGGATTAGGGTTACAAATTAATCGAATGTTGTTAAAGTACAAGGAAAAGGAAGCTAGATTGATTGAACGACAGAAGGAA tGGCAGAAACTACATGCAAAAAAGCCAAATTTAGTTAAAAGTCGTTTGGAAGATGCAGTTTTCCTTGAAAAGGCGAAACAATCCATTGGTGAATACAATTTGAAAATGAATGTAGACTTTAGTTtaatgaagaaaaaagaaactgcCGCCATAAAATATAAACAACTTATAGATTGTAGAGATAag ctTCATCATTTGCGAGAGAACTTTAATACAAAACTGAAAACGATCgcattgaaaaaagaaaagatgcaGAAAGAAGTTACTAAATTAACAGAAGTTCTTAAAAAAATTCACACAgaaattccattaaaaaatataaaaccttTACCACATCCACCAAAACTGTATTTTGATATTGAATTTCCTGAACATAATCTTGAA CTTCAGAAATATGTATCTATGTCGGAAAAGGTGCAACAAGTAAAACGCCAAAGGCAATCATTAATTATAGATCAATTAATAGATCATTCTGATTTAGAACATGAAGTATTATATTGTGATGATAAAGCTATCTTTCACAAAGGACAAGAAAGTCTCTATATTCTTATTTCTGCTTCACAAATGAAAATAAAGGATCATTCATCCATAGCTGGCGATTTAATTCGAAATCTTAATATAAATGACTCTGTTCAAACTACCTGGGAACGTGAAATGAAACGTTCTCGAATGTGGcgaaaaatatatgaacaagatTGTATTTTACGATATATCAGCGCCGAATACAAACAATTGGAAAAAGAGTTAGACGAACTAGAAGAATATCGATTAGACGTAGTATATCAAAGTACATATATAAATCTGAATTTGTTAACTCTATACGAAGAATTTATGATCCTACGGGAATCTGAAACAATGGAACATGCACTTGAAGAGAAAGTTATTGATAAATCAAATGAACGTGTTACAATGATGTTAAAG ATGCAAgctacaaatattaatattgctgcacgagaagaagaaataaaaaaattgcatataaaaattaaagatacTGCTACTGACTTTACAAAAGCTATTGctgataataaatttcaaaatttccttcAAAAAATATTCAAGAGAAAATATACAGCACTAAAAAAACAAAATG GTTCTTTAGATTCGATTACACAATCGTCAGAAACTAGTTCTGAAGAAACAGATGAAACAGTAGATTCTGAAGCTGAGTACATTCCATTTGATGAAAATATCTGCCCAGTGGGCTGTGATACACAATTATATGACATGGCATTTTCTATGAGAGAAAAACGATATACATACGAATTGCAAATCAGAGAAGAACAAAGAGAAATAGAATTATTGCAGAAAGAATTAGATACTGATATCAAACATTTAAGAATTATTGAAAGTACTTTAAAACACAATGAGGAAGAACTGCAAAATTTTGTg CTGGATAAgcaaaaaaaattaaacgaaattaatgTAACAGTCATATTAAAACTTCATCAATTACAGCACATATTAGACTCTGGATGCACTGCAAGCATTCAAAATTGTatagtttttaataaaaaagaattagcGAATTTATATGCCAGAGTTGGAGAATTGCAAGATGAAACATACAACTTAGAACAAACCC GAAAAATGAAGTACATctaa
- the LOC117166113 gene encoding cilia- and flagella-associated protein 44 isoform X1, translating to MADGGKFKSVNGEDLGQNIELNWETKYESVEQKEENFNINQEEEKGEYSLIPRKPDDGTIPENILEFFHSYGYNCRKYFNLCVVDTNTIAFAAGNLIQFFNVKENKMWFKIGSVGTGIGHISKNPIFEHIAVGANGENPLINIFNWPLMKTIIVLKGGTTKRYFHLSYSPDGLLLASQGGEPDYYISLWNWKESNIILQCKSYVQDVYNVTFSKYIPGQLTSSGIGHIKFWKMSKTFTGLKLKGEIGKFGNTEISDIIAIHPMPNETIVSGCEWGNILLWDESLIKLEACRKNKEPAHVGYISQFELLNGEIISVGSDGWIRFWFYETIDHADLSDDEQFLEIQPIYEFQIAEGIENAMLMSIQKQEPDNPEKTMWYAQDGNGGLWLLDLCTSKKEHIQQKLFTCHAGPIVDMDTADWGPFVATLDRNGNLHIYNYIEKKLNLIYKFYDTSSQVVWLPCKIEKTGSTLVCAFENGIIRMITVTIQTTNTGNVKMDNTKLIQVLKPHSMPITVMSLNTSCSLLVTGSDDATIFLFNIHTTNNYPAIAPIGYVKLPSPATCMTWNPQEEATLLIGCLRGDCMEVKLPMIPQSYTTTSYELVKCRPASFKFESVKSAIERQIIKEKYEAEKEERLKERRKEMERLIAENPHIIIDEDTFLTELDEKEMILPEIYIPEIPNKVLIAQYGIDGNIWLFMAGFDAGYVYEYPRPLSVKLKHNKPIRSRIIEHAIDTEMHNFLFQKNKKYLYLGTQYGQLYVVKIKDKDPLDFSDCWILQTHDHYNGHISNILFGYNKEILLTCGQDGNIFSFKINDDTPYEEHEVPMLENSLFIPESVEDIEDADYPNLEEVITKIEQDRIFSVAEKKKKKVLEIIHDLTEEYVKIITRNKHLLHSQRISQFELDPRIVEDLEQQLHTHKTLTERKLQFEVEKRKLELQKLMDHFVTSITYLPFAVHGILDENRAVYSLRELHLDTDSILKCVKLLKEKDEQQKAEMELQLKLDNNLLWEKTTLIMQEQVKEDKQKSEEQEIQYLEGLLAEDFSDLSSGLGLQINRMLLKYKEKEARLIERQKEWQKLHAKKPNLVKSRLEDAVFLEKAKQSIGEYNLKMNVDFSLMKKKETAAIKYKQLIDCRDKLHHLRENFNTKLKTIALKKEKMQKEVTKLTEVLKKIHTEIPLKNIKPLPHPPKLYFDIEFPEHNLELQKYVSMSEKVQQVKRQRQSLIIDQLIDHSDLEHEVLYCDDKAIFHKGQESLYILISASQMKIKDHSSIAGDLIRNLNINDSVQTTWEREMKRSRMWRKIYEQDCILRYISAEYKQLEKELDELEEYRLDVVYQSTYINLNLLTLYEEFMILRESETMEHALEEKVIDKSNERVTMMLKMQATNINIAAREEEIKKLHIKIKDTATDFTKAIADNKFQNFLQKIFKRKYTALKKQNGSLDSITQSSETSSEETDETVDSEAEYIPFDENICPVGCDTQLYDMAFSMREKRYTYELQIREEQREIELLQKELDTDIKHLRIIESTLKHNEEELQNFVLDKQKKLNEINVTVILKLHQLQHILDSGCTASIQNCIVFNKKELANLYARVGELQDETYNLEQTRKKNEVHLKRIKLDLKYMETQNKRLKEHIKEKMIQKFGCKVSLINLYQTILQRLIYDTKIDVRKIMKSLSKNIENAKWNCNKGLIVLKTLIRNNTEKLSFLTILEKEKIKLRKILEQTLLSEENMLQIEHEHKVDIVALENILYNQIQQKHILQYDIESLKTGSKKVSSICLD from the exons ATGGCCGATGGTGGCAAATTTAAATCCGTAAATGGTGAAGATCTAGGACAAAACATAGAATTAAATTGGGAAACTAAGTATGAAAGCGTTgagcaaaaagaagaaaattttaacaTAAATCAAGAGGAGGAAAAAGGGGAATATTCACTTATACCTCGAAAACCCGATGATGGAACTATACctgaaaatattttagaattttt TCATTCTTATGGATATAACTGTCGAAAGTATTTCAATCTTTGTGTAGTCGATACAAATACTATTGCTTTCGCTGCTGGCAATTTAATTCAGTTTTTCaatgtaaaagaaaataaaatgtggTTTAAAATAGGTTCTGTGGGTACTGGTATTGGGCACATATCG aaaaatcctatttttgaacacattgcTGTTGGGGCAAATGGTGAAAACCctctaataaatatttttaactggCCACTTATGAAAACTATAATTGTTTTAAAAGGTGGAACAACTAAACGTTATTTTCATTTATCATACAG TCCAGATGGGTTATTATTGGCATCGCAAGGTGGTGAACCTgattattatatttcactttGGAATTGGAAAGAATCAAACATTATTTTGCAATGTAAATCTTATGTTCAAGATGTATATAATGTCACTTTCTCTAAATATATTCCTGGCCAGTTAACGTCTAGTGGAATAGGACATATTAAATTTTGGAAAATGTCTAAAACTTTTACTGGATTAAAACTTAAAGGTGAAATTGGTAAATTTGGGAATACTGAAATCTCTGATATTATAGCAATTCATCCCATGCCAAATGAGACT attgTCTCTGGTTGTGAGTGGGGTAACATACTCTTATGGGATGAAAGTTTAATCAAATTGGAAGCGTGTAGAAAAAATAAAGAGCCAGCACATGTGGGCTATATCTCACAATTTGAGTTGCTTAATGGAGAAATTATATCAGTTG GATCTGATGGATGGATACGATTTTGGTTCTATGAGACCATAGACCATGCTGATCTTTCTGATGATGAACAATTTCTTGAAATTCAACCAATTTACGAATTTCAAATTGCAGAGGGAATAGAAAATGCAATGCTTATGAGTATCCAAAAGCAGGAACCAGATAATCCAGAAAAAACCATGTGGTATGCTCAG GATGGAAATGGGGGACTGTGGCTACTTGACCTTTGTACCAGTAAAAAAGAACATATTCAACAAAAACTTTTTACATGTCATGCTGGTCCTATTGTCGATATGGATACAGCAGATTGGGGACCCTTTGTAGCAACGCTTGATAGAAATGGAAATTTGCATATTTATAACTAcatagaaaaaaaattaaatctgatttataaattttatgacACTAGTAGTCAAGTAGTTTGGCTTCCATGTAAg ATTGAAAAAACAGGTTCAACACTCGTATGTGCTTTCGAAAATGGTATTATTAGGATGATTACAGTAACAATACAAACAACAAATACCGGAAATGTAAAAATGGATAATACAAAACTAATTCAAGTTTTAAAACCACATTCGATGCCAATTACTGTAATGTCTTTAAATACATCTTGTAG CTTATTAGTAACGGGTAGCGATGATGCcactatttttctatttaatattcATACTACTAATAATTATCCTGCAATTGCACCTATTGGCTATGTGAAACTTCCATCACCTGCTACTTGCATGACATGGAATCCTCAAGAA GAAGCAACTCTATTAATTGGATGCTTACGAGGAGATTGTATGGAAGTAAAATTGCCTATGATACCTCAGTCATACACAACAACTTCTTATGAATTAGTTAAATGTAGACCTGCATCATTTAAATTTGAATCAGTGAAGTCCGCGATAGAAAGacaaattataaaagaaaaatatgaagcagagaaagaagaaagactcaaagaaaggagaaaagaaatgGAACGATTAATTGCTGAAAATCCTCACATTATAATTGATGAAGACACATTtctta cgGAGCTTGATGAAAAAGAAATGATTCTCCCAGAAATTTATATTCCAGAAATTCCAAATAAAGTTTTAATAGCACAATATGGCATTGATGGAAACATATGGTTATTTATGGCTGGGTTTGATGCAGGATATGTTTACGAATATCCACGTCCATTATCTGTAAAATTAAAACATAATAAACCCATTAGGAGTAGAATAATCGAACATGCAATAGACACAGAAATGCATAATTTCCTTTTTCA gaaaaataagaaatatttatatttgggAACACAATATGGACAGCTTTATGTTGTTAAGATAAAGGACAAAGATCCATTAGATTTTTCAGACTGTTGGATTTTACAAACACATGATCATTATAATGGACACATCTCTAATATTTTATTCGGttataataaagaaatattgTTAACATGTGGCCAAGatggaaatatattttcttttaaaatcaaTGATGATACACCATATGAGGAACATGAAGTACCAATGTTAGAGAATTCTCTTTTTATA cCTGAAAGTGTCGAAGATATTGAAGATGCTGATTATCCAAATTTGGAAGAAGTAATTACTAAAATAGAACAAGATAGAATTTTTTCagttgcagagaagaaaaagaaaaaagtacttGAAATCATACATGATTTAACAGAAGAATAtgttaaaattattacaag GAATAAACATCTCCTGCATTCACAACGAATATCACAGTTTGAGCTGGATCCTAGAATAGTTGAAGACTTAGAACAGCAACTGCATACACATAAAACCTTAACAGAACGAAAGCTACAATTTGAAGTAGAAAAGAGGAAATTAGAATTACAAAAGCTTATGGACCATTTTGTTACATCTATCACTTACTTACCTTTTGCAGTGCATGGCATATT agATGAAAATAGAGCAGTATATTCTTTGAGAGAATTACACCTAGATACTGACAGCATTTTAAAATGTGTGAAATTGCTGAAGGAGAAAGATGAGCAACAGAAAGCAG aaaTGGAATTGCAGCTAAAGTTGGACAATAATTTATTATGGGAAAAAACAACTTT aataatGCAAGAACAGGTTAAGGAAGACAAACAGAAATCAGAAGAACAAGAAATACAATATTTGGAAGGACTTTTAGCTGAAGATTTTAGCGATTTATCATCTGGATTAGGGTTACAAATTAATCGAATGTTGTTAAAGTACAAGGAAAAGGAAGCTAGATTGATTGAACGACAGAAGGAA tGGCAGAAACTACATGCAAAAAAGCCAAATTTAGTTAAAAGTCGTTTGGAAGATGCAGTTTTCCTTGAAAAGGCGAAACAATCCATTGGTGAATACAATTTGAAAATGAATGTAGACTTTAGTTtaatgaagaaaaaagaaactgcCGCCATAAAATATAAACAACTTATAGATTGTAGAGATAag ctTCATCATTTGCGAGAGAACTTTAATACAAAACTGAAAACGATCgcattgaaaaaagaaaagatgcaGAAAGAAGTTACTAAATTAACAGAAGTTCTTAAAAAAATTCACACAgaaattccattaaaaaatataaaaccttTACCACATCCACCAAAACTGTATTTTGATATTGAATTTCCTGAACATAATCTTGAA CTTCAGAAATATGTATCTATGTCGGAAAAGGTGCAACAAGTAAAACGCCAAAGGCAATCATTAATTATAGATCAATTAATAGATCATTCTGATTTAGAACATGAAGTATTATATTGTGATGATAAAGCTATCTTTCACAAAGGACAAGAAAGTCTCTATATTCTTATTTCTGCTTCACAAATGAAAATAAAGGATCATTCATCCATAGCTGGCGATTTAATTCGAAATCTTAATATAAATGACTCTGTTCAAACTACCTGGGAACGTGAAATGAAACGTTCTCGAATGTGGcgaaaaatatatgaacaagatTGTATTTTACGATATATCAGCGCCGAATACAAACAATTGGAAAAAGAGTTAGACGAACTAGAAGAATATCGATTAGACGTAGTATATCAAAGTACATATATAAATCTGAATTTGTTAACTCTATACGAAGAATTTATGATCCTACGGGAATCTGAAACAATGGAACATGCACTTGAAGAGAAAGTTATTGATAAATCAAATGAACGTGTTACAATGATGTTAAAG ATGCAAgctacaaatattaatattgctgcacgagaagaagaaataaaaaaattgcatataaaaattaaagatacTGCTACTGACTTTACAAAAGCTATTGctgataataaatttcaaaatttccttcAAAAAATATTCAAGAGAAAATATACAGCACTAAAAAAACAAAATG GTTCTTTAGATTCGATTACACAATCGTCAGAAACTAGTTCTGAAGAAACAGATGAAACAGTAGATTCTGAAGCTGAGTACATTCCATTTGATGAAAATATCTGCCCAGTGGGCTGTGATACACAATTATATGACATGGCATTTTCTATGAGAGAAAAACGATATACATACGAATTGCAAATCAGAGAAGAACAAAGAGAAATAGAATTATTGCAGAAAGAATTAGATACTGATATCAAACATTTAAGAATTATTGAAAGTACTTTAAAACACAATGAGGAAGAACTGCAAAATTTTGTg CTGGATAAgcaaaaaaaattaaacgaaattaatgTAACAGTCATATTAAAACTTCATCAATTACAGCACATATTAGACTCTGGATGCACTGCAAGCATTCAAAATTGTatagtttttaataaaaaagaattagcGAATTTATATGCCAGAGTTGGAGAATTGCAAGATGAAACATACAACTTAGAACAAACCCGCAA GAAAAATGAAGTACATctaaaacgaataaaattggACTTAAAATATATGGAAACTCAAAATAAGAGGCTGAAGGAACACATTAAAgaaaaaatgatacaaaaatttgGTTGTAAAGTGTCTTTGATTAACCTTTATCAGACTATTTTGCAAAGATTAATTTATGATACAAAAATTGATGTACGGAAAATTATGAAGAGTTTATCTAAAAACATAGAAA atGCAAAATGGAATTGTAATAAAGGATTAATTGTTTTAAAAACTTTAATTCGAAATAATACCGAAAAATTAAGTTTCTTGACaatattagaaaaagaaaagatcaaACTTAGAAAAATTTTGGAACAAACTTTACTCTCAGAA GAAAATATGCTACAAATAGAACATGAGCACAAAGTTGACATAGTTGCACTTGAAAATATTCTTTATAATCAAATACAGCAAAAGCATATACTGCAATATGATATAGAAAGTCTTAAAACTGGATCAAAAAAAGTATCTTCAATTTGTTTGGATTAA